In the Capsicum annuum cultivar UCD-10X-F1 unplaced genomic scaffold, UCD10Xv1.1 ctg48678, whole genome shotgun sequence genome, TTAATTTCTCCTTCCATGTCTTGTTCAATTTTAGGTCATGAATGCTACTCATGCTGCAAACACAAAGCAAACTCTTGAGtggaaaaagcctctaaataagcCTCAACCTGGTTCATTCTTTTTGTCTAAAGTACAATCACAATATACATCGTCAGTGAAAACAATGTCATCTATGTTAGCCATGCATATTGAGTTGTGTTGCTTTTTGGCGTTTTCTACTCTTGTAGGattgttctttctttctttattcttcgTACCTTCAAAGAAGAATCAGGTTTACCCAAAATCGTATCCTCTAATTGGCTGCTCGTTGGAATTCATAAGAAATCGCGCGCGAATTATCCAGTGGACTAGTGAAATATTCGACAAGTTATCTTCCTCCACATATACACTTGAACTTCCATTAGGAAGACATGTCGTATGCACTAAAGACCCTTCCAATGTCAAGCATATTCTAAAGACGCGCTTCAATAACTACCATAAAGAGAGAAAGGTCATAGAAGCATTTTCAGATTTATTCGGGAAGGCCCTTTTCCTCTCCGATGGCTCGGAGTGGAAGTCACAAAGACAATCTTTTCAGCATGATTTTGATCCTAAAGAGTTTCACGCTTATACATCTGTAGTGGAGGAAGAGCTCTCGGGTCGTCTTGTCCCCTTTTTAAGTAATGCAGAAAAAACTGCATCTACAGTTGATCTCCAGGATACACTTTGTCGATTTACATTTGATTCAGTATGTCAAATAGGGTTTGGATTCGATCCGAAGTATTTATTATCTTCTCTCCCACCAACCCCTTTTGCTGACACTTATAGAAGTGCGGCGAAGTTGAGCATTTTAAGGTACACCACCTTACCCCTTATATGGAAAGCTAAAAAGTTCTTCAACATGAAGTCTGAGAAAAGACTcgcgcacatggttgatgaactTCACAACTTCTTGGGTAATATTATTGCGAAAAAGAAGGAAAGGTTGTTAGCGAGGGAGGATTTGGAGGACAAGGACGTGTTGGCAAAAATTTTGAGAAGGGCAAAGGGTGAACAACTAGATGATACCTTTCTCATTCATACAGCTGTTAACTTTATCATGGGAGGACACGATGCAATGTGTCCGGCTTTAGCATGGTTTTTTGGGTTGGTCTCAAGTAATCCGAATGTGGAAAAAGTGATTGTGAGAGAAATTAGAGAGAAGGATGGACGTCTGAGCGACATGGTTTACATGCATGCTTCTATATATGAGAGCTTGAGACTCTTCCCGCCCTTCCCAGCTGACTCGAAAGAAGCAGTGGAAGACGATGTTTGGCCTGATGGGACAAAAGTGAAAAAGGGGACCTCCATATTCTACCACATATTCGCTATGGGTAGGTCACCAGAATTGTGGGGACCAGATTGGCCTGCTTTTAGTCCAGAAAGATGGTTGGAGAGAAGAAGTGGTAGCAGTGATGAATGGAATTTCATCGCGAGGGATCC is a window encoding:
- the LOC124892584 gene encoding cytochrome P450 94A1-like, which encodes MNATHAANTKQTLEWKKPLNKPQPGSFFLSKVQSQYTSSVKTMSSMLAMHIELCCFLAFSTLVGLFFLSLFFVPSKKNQVYPKSYPLIGCSLEFIRNRARIIQWTSEIFDKLSSSTYTLELPLGRHVVCTKDPSNVKHILKTRFNNYHKERKVIEAFSDLFGKALFLSDGSEWKSQRQSFQHDFDPKEFHAYTSVVEEELSGRLVPFLSNAEKTASTVDLQDTLCRFTFDSVCQIGFGFDPKYLLSSLPPTPFADTYRSAAKLSILRYTTLPLIWKAKKFFNMKSEKRLAHMVDELHNFLGNIIAKKKERLLAREDLEDKDVLAKILRRAKGEQLDDTFLIHTAVNFIMGGHDAMCPALAWFFGLVSSNPNVEKVIVREIREKDGRLSDMVYMHASIYESLRLFPPFPADSKEAVEDDVWPDGTKVKKGTSIFYHIFAMGRSPELWGPDWPAFSPERWLERRSGSSDEWNFIARDPFMYPVFHAGPRTCLGKEIAVVIMKMVAATILKRFQVIPAQDNLSQNSDAFVTSRMKHGFPVRIIERH